The DNA sequence AAAGATGCCGTTCCAAGAATCGTTTCGGGCCGATCAATATCCCGAAAAACAATATCTACTTTGTTTTGCCCAGTCGTATTGTAAGGGGTAACGGTAAAAAAAAGATCGAAAGACTCCCCTGCTTCAAGAACTACAGGTGCAAAAACACCTTGGAAAGGGTCGTAGTTGCTGGTCACCGTTGGTGGATAACTCGCCTCTTTATCACACACCTGGCTCTCCCAGGCATAAGGCTGATAAGCCGTTACTTTATCCCAGCGCAACTTAAACCGGCGGCCAGAGGTATTCTTAACTTCTACCTTCATTACTTCTTCGTAACTAACATCATTGGAGGTGATGCTAATTTGCTTACGGGTACTTGCTGGCTCGATACTCAATGATCGCTGGGCAGCAAGAGAAAAGCCGAAAACCAACAATAAGGTAAAAAGTAAACTTGCCTTCATAATGACTAAATACAGCGTGTAATATTGGAGCTATCCAACAAAGTTAGTACAAAATAATAAAGGCAGATGGAATTATTGAGACGAAGGAACACCACAAAAATAAAAAAATGTGGCAATACTAAGGCTGCACAACAAAGGGCAAAGTATGCAATTGTTCGTTGTAGCGAATTTGCAATAGGTAATAACCCGCAGGTTGTTGGTTATTTTGCGGCAACCGCGACTGGTCACCTTGTTCCAGCACCGCACCATTCACTGACACGAGTTGCCATTCATAAGTAGCTGGTGGAGTGTCTGGCCACACAATTTGCAGCGTATGCCCTGCTGGCAAAGGGTTAGGAAACAAACGTGGAACGGCCTTTTCATCCTCCAACAGGGTATTGTATGTAGTAATGGAGCCGACGGTAAAATGCTTTTCTTCTAAAGTGCCAAATTCTGCCCCTTGTAGGAGTACATTACCATTGGCCTGCCGAAGTCGATAAAAACCATTGCCATAATAACAGCAAAGGCCATCTCCATAATCATCTAAAATCCGCAACTCGTAACAGCCCGCCGCAGGGAGATAAAACTCCTCAATGATGAAGGTACTATTACTGTATGCTCCGGGATCAGAGGGAGTAGCAATTTGCGATCCTCCATTGGTTTCGCCCACGACTTCATTACCGCCATTGGCTAGAATCGTCCCCGATTCATCTACAACCTCCCAGTAAAGTTCATACCCGAATTCGTCCGTACGTATTGCCAATTGAAAAAAAGAATCCTCAACTTGTGGAGCCAACGTAAAGTGATGCTCACGCGCATTGTTAAAGCTGGTAGGATCAGCATAGTTATTAGGCCCCTCTAAGTTGACGTAAAGGGTATTGGTACTTTCTCCAGCCAGTGTAGCAATGGGGTCCAACTCCAAAGTAAGCGACTCCAAGGGTGCTACCTCCCCAGACCAGCTGATGGAGTTTGTTGCTCCACCAAGTATACCATAGTTCACGGTGCAAGAGGTAAGTACTTCCTGCCCATCATTTCTGAAAATAATTGATGGACTAAGGAAGGGGTCACAGGTATCGTCGGGTGCAATAACGGCCACCAAATTTGCATCGGAAAGATAATCAGAAACCAGGTGGGGCACAACTTCTACACCATTAAGTACCTCTTGTTGATTGTTGCTAATAAATATAGCCAGTTCTATATTGACAGGATCCATCCAGACATCGCGATAGTAGACGGGAAGGTCAATATTGTAAGTTAAGCTTCCAAAAGTACCTGCCGAAGTAGTTGTAATAATGTGACCTCCTTGCCCCGTCAGAAACTCTCGGAAAAGATGTTGATGGGTGTAATAATCTCCCGCATTACCTCCGTGCTGAGGAGCGAGAACATTATTTTGCAAAACTGCTACGTGCAAACGATTAGTATTGACGGCAACATCCCCGGTATAGTAGTATTCTATATAGAGCTCAAGCTGCCGCGTAGATATGTTCAGCGTTGCTTCAGCCGCAATATTTACGGGGGCTGGCTGGGGAAGAATTTCGCCAATGGCTTCCGCCCAATTGCTCCTTCCAACAGCTGTAGACCCCGGTATACTCTGCTCTAGGCCAGGAAAAACATGACGATTCACCGTAGCAGCAGGATAGCCGCTGAGTTGTGATTGTTCCTGCAACAAGGCACTGTAGTCATTCCCTAAATCAGGATCATCACCAATGGGGGTCGCATAGGGGCCTGTTTGGTAATTAATGAGCACCAACTGTTCGCCTAGGTCTTCTTCCAAACTTTGCAGAATCTGATGACCGTGTGGGCAGTATACACAGTAAATACCACCGAATTCTTCGACAACGGCATGTTTGTTTTGCGGACTGGTACTAACAATGGTTTGGGCACTGACTCCCAAGGGAAGGAACAGTACAGCTGTAAAAACCACCAATACACTTTTGATCCAACTAACCATAGGCCAAAGCTAATTCTTTATGCGGCAAGGTCATGACTCCGTTCCGACAAATTTTGCAAAGATTATGGGAAAAAACGAATATTAATCGGCAAGGAGAACGGAATTGACGTACATATAACGAAAATAGAGAAGATTGTCCAGAAACGGACGCTACCCGTGATTAGGTATTTGGCAAAAACGCAAATATTCCTGGAAAGCATTACCTTGTTTCAACGAACAAACCACGTACTATGCACATTGCGATTATCGGAAACGGAATTAGCGGCGTTACTACAGCTCGTTTTTTGCGCAAGCAGAGCGATCATGAAATCACTTTGATTTCAGGAGAAACTGATTATTTTTTTTCTCGCACGGCACTCATGTACATCTACATGGGGCATATGCGGTTTTCCGATACGCAACCTTACCAGCCTTATTTTTGGAAAAAAAATAGGATCAACCTCAAAAAGGGGTATGTTGAAAGCATTGATTTTACAAAGCAAACCCTCCAATTTAAAGATGGAGAAAATATGCCCTACGACAAACTGGTACTCGCACTGGGCAGCACCCCTAATAAGTTTGGCTGGCCGGGTCAAGACCTGGAAGGCGTAGGTGGCCTATACAGCTATCAGGATCTCGAAAACATGGAATCCCATAGCGAGGGTTTGCAACATGCTGTGATTGTAGGTGGAGGACTGATCGGTATTGAGATGGCCGAAATGTTCCATTCGCGCCATATCCCCGTCACCTTCCTGGTTCGAGAAAAAAGCTACTGGAACAACGTTCTGCCTGCTGAGGAATCGGAGATGATCAATCGACATATCAAAAAAAGTGGCATTGATCTGCGCCTGGAAACCGAATTAAAAGAAATTATTGATGATGGAAGAGGCCGGGCTGCTGCTGTCATCACCAATACCGGAGAGCGGATTGATTGTGGCTACGTAGGGCTTACTGCCGGCGTGAGCCCCAACATCGCCTTCTTGAAAAATACCGACCTGGAAGTAGGCCGGGGAATTTTAGTCAATGAAAACCTGGAAACCAATCTCCCCAATGTATATGCTGTCGGTGATTGCGCCCAGCTCAGGGAAGCCCGCCCGGGCCGACGCCCCATTGAGGCAATATGGTACACCGGACGCATGATGGGGGAAGTAGCTGCCTATAACATCTGTGGCAAACCAACGGCCTACGATCCAGGCATCTGGTTCAATTCTGCTAAATTCGTCGACATTGAGTACCAGGTTTACGGTGATGTCCCTGCCGATATTCCTGAAGACATGGCTACCCTCTATTGGGAACACGAAGACGGCGAAAAAGCAGTT is a window from the Lewinella sp. LCG006 genome containing:
- a CDS encoding T9SS type A sorting domain-containing protein gives rise to the protein MKASLLFTLLLVFGFSLAAQRSLSIEPASTRKQISITSNDVSYEEVMKVEVKNTSGRRFKLRWDKVTAYQPYAWESQVCDKEASYPPTVTSNYDPFQGVFAPVVLEAGESFDLFFTVTPYNTTGQNKVDIVFRDIDRPETILGTASFQINLTDAEDTAKLVEVGNRIKVYPNPVHDRFFLTNTPSLARIDLYNTLGRKIRSYENPQPGDSFLAGDLPQGVYLLNLVDKNGKVVHTLRLLRRDFRP
- a CDS encoding NAD(P)/FAD-dependent oxidoreductase: MHIAIIGNGISGVTTARFLRKQSDHEITLISGETDYFFSRTALMYIYMGHMRFSDTQPYQPYFWKKNRINLKKGYVESIDFTKQTLQFKDGENMPYDKLVLALGSTPNKFGWPGQDLEGVGGLYSYQDLENMESHSEGLQHAVIVGGGLIGIEMAEMFHSRHIPVTFLVREKSYWNNVLPAEESEMINRHIKKSGIDLRLETELKEIIDDGRGRAAAVITNTGERIDCGYVGLTAGVSPNIAFLKNTDLEVGRGILVNENLETNLPNVYAVGDCAQLREARPGRRPIEAIWYTGRMMGEVAAYNICGKPTAYDPGIWFNSAKFVDIEYQVYGDVPADIPEDMATLYWEHEDGEKAVRINYDAHDGHIRGFNLMGVRYRHEVCEKWLAQKTNVEEVLQNLGLANFDPEFYDQYETELVKAYNQKSGKQLTLKKRRGLAQALAFLKS
- a CDS encoding Omp28-related outer membrane protein, with protein sequence MVSWIKSVLVVFTAVLFLPLGVSAQTIVSTSPQNKHAVVEEFGGIYCVYCPHGHQILQSLEEDLGEQLVLINYQTGPYATPIGDDPDLGNDYSALLQEQSQLSGYPAATVNRHVFPGLEQSIPGSTAVGRSNWAEAIGEILPQPAPVNIAAEATLNISTRQLELYIEYYYTGDVAVNTNRLHVAVLQNNVLAPQHGGNAGDYYTHQHLFREFLTGQGGHIITTTSAGTFGSLTYNIDLPVYYRDVWMDPVNIELAIFISNNQQEVLNGVEVVPHLVSDYLSDANLVAVIAPDDTCDPFLSPSIIFRNDGQEVLTSCTVNYGILGGATNSISWSGEVAPLESLTLELDPIATLAGESTNTLYVNLEGPNNYADPTSFNNAREHHFTLAPQVEDSFFQLAIRTDEFGYELYWEVVDESGTILANGGNEVVGETNGGSQIATPSDPGAYSNSTFIIEEFYLPAAGCYELRILDDYGDGLCCYYGNGFYRLRQANGNVLLQGAEFGTLEEKHFTVGSITTYNTLLEDEKAVPRLFPNPLPAGHTLQIVWPDTPPATYEWQLVSVNGAVLEQGDQSRLPQNNQQPAGYYLLQIRYNEQLHTLPFVVQP